One genomic region from Conexibacter woesei DSM 14684 encodes:
- a CDS encoding xanthine dehydrogenase family protein molybdopterin-binding subunit produces MSATRIETWHSPAAREKSVGQSVPRKEDGRLLKGQGEFADDIWMHRMGHVHFVRSPYAHARIVEIDVSRALALDGVYATLTGEEVRQLTDRYTQIAPEPGGRAKDFCLAVGKARHQGEPVAAVLAESRELARDAAALVEVEYEQLPHVLDAVEAAGEDQPLVHTEMGSNVGWQGTYDFGDVDWAIERADHVVRIPRLHFHRFSSTPLECNAAVVHWDPGTGTIKIESNNQMPQFAALFMAPALGVRSDQLHFSSQDIGGAFGLKLTSYTYLTALALLSRKAGRPAKWTEYRHEHLVGSCHGNERTFLDIEVPVMADGEILGFSAKAFDDVGAFMRYEPLGGVIFSQVLPGCYRFKHLQVDYRSVVTNKTPVGPNRGYSRLQHLWLVERIVDLVAAELGFDPVELRKRNYVRREDFPYTTPNGCVYDSGDYHAMLDRALELVDAPRWRAAQAAAEGSGKRIGIGIGSTLDSGTSNFGQARIVNKNLPFSGNGEAAICKVDLQGEVSVALGTVPQGQSHETTTAQVVADVLGIAPDEVLVRPGADSARNAYVAFSGTYASQFAVTGIGAALGAAERVRDDLLTVAAAVLESSPDELLLVGGTVSVEGDEDRALTFAEIANYVYANQGALPPEVADLVTLNHRHVYRAPFGVPDWKSKSGSLTLTYASQIHVCVVEVEEETGATRILDYAAVDECGTVINPQVVEGQVHGAAAHGIAAALQETLEYDEDGQLLNGTFWDYHVVSCPDTPMFKTDNLPCPSPFTPTGSKGMGEGGGAPLHAVCSALQDALRGTGAVVTDSHNPTERVWRLLHEQVPADARGIAVVAR; encoded by the coding sequence ATGAGCGCGACGAGAATCGAGACGTGGCACTCCCCGGCCGCGCGCGAGAAGAGCGTCGGGCAGTCGGTCCCGCGCAAGGAGGACGGCCGCCTGCTGAAGGGGCAGGGCGAGTTCGCCGACGACATCTGGATGCACCGGATGGGGCACGTCCACTTCGTCCGCTCGCCGTACGCGCACGCGCGGATCGTCGAGATCGACGTCTCGCGGGCGCTCGCGCTCGACGGCGTCTACGCGACGCTGACCGGCGAGGAGGTGCGCCAGCTGACCGATCGCTACACCCAGATCGCGCCCGAGCCGGGCGGCCGCGCGAAGGACTTCTGCCTCGCCGTCGGGAAGGCCCGCCACCAGGGCGAGCCGGTCGCCGCGGTGCTGGCCGAGTCGCGTGAGCTGGCGCGCGACGCCGCCGCGCTCGTCGAGGTCGAGTACGAGCAGCTCCCGCACGTGCTCGACGCGGTGGAGGCCGCCGGCGAGGACCAGCCGCTGGTCCACACCGAGATGGGCTCCAACGTCGGCTGGCAGGGCACCTACGACTTCGGCGACGTCGACTGGGCGATCGAGCGCGCCGACCACGTCGTGCGGATCCCACGGCTGCACTTCCACCGCTTCTCCTCGACACCGCTGGAGTGCAACGCCGCCGTCGTCCACTGGGATCCCGGCACCGGCACGATCAAGATCGAGTCGAACAACCAGATGCCGCAATTCGCCGCGCTGTTCATGGCGCCCGCGCTCGGCGTGCGCTCGGACCAGCTGCACTTCTCCTCGCAGGACATCGGCGGCGCGTTCGGCCTCAAGCTGACGTCGTACACGTACCTGACCGCGCTGGCGCTGCTGTCGCGCAAGGCCGGGCGCCCGGCGAAGTGGACCGAGTACCGCCACGAGCACCTCGTCGGCTCCTGTCACGGCAACGAGCGCACGTTCCTCGACATCGAGGTCCCGGTGATGGCCGACGGCGAGATCCTCGGCTTCAGCGCGAAGGCGTTCGACGACGTCGGCGCGTTCATGCGCTACGAGCCGCTCGGCGGCGTGATCTTCTCGCAGGTCCTGCCGGGCTGCTACCGCTTCAAGCACCTGCAGGTCGACTACCGCTCGGTCGTCACGAACAAGACGCCGGTCGGTCCCAACCGCGGCTACTCGCGGCTCCAGCACCTGTGGCTGGTCGAGCGGATCGTCGACCTTGTCGCCGCCGAGCTGGGCTTCGACCCGGTCGAGCTGCGCAAGCGCAACTACGTCCGCCGCGAGGACTTCCCGTACACGACGCCGAACGGCTGCGTCTACGACTCCGGCGACTACCACGCGATGCTCGACCGCGCGCTGGAGCTGGTCGACGCGCCGAGATGGCGCGCCGCGCAGGCGGCCGCCGAGGGCAGCGGCAAGCGGATCGGGATCGGGATCGGCTCGACGCTCGACTCCGGCACGTCGAACTTCGGTCAGGCGCGGATCGTCAACAAGAACCTGCCGTTCTCCGGCAACGGCGAGGCGGCGATCTGCAAGGTCGACCTGCAGGGCGAGGTGTCGGTCGCGCTCGGCACCGTGCCGCAGGGCCAGAGCCACGAGACGACGACCGCGCAGGTCGTCGCCGACGTGCTCGGGATCGCGCCCGACGAGGTGCTCGTGCGGCCCGGCGCGGACTCCGCCCGCAACGCCTACGTCGCCTTCTCCGGCACGTACGCGTCGCAGTTCGCGGTGACCGGCATCGGCGCCGCGCTCGGCGCCGCCGAGCGCGTGCGCGACGACCTGCTGACGGTCGCCGCGGCCGTGCTGGAGTCCTCGCCGGACGAGCTGCTGCTGGTCGGCGGGACGGTCTCGGTCGAGGGCGACGAGGACCGCGCGCTGACGTTCGCCGAGATCGCCAACTACGTCTACGCCAACCAGGGCGCGCTCCCGCCCGAGGTTGCCGACCTCGTGACGCTCAACCACCGCCACGTCTACCGCGCCCCGTTCGGCGTGCCCGACTGGAAGTCGAAGAGCGGCTCGCTGACGCTGACGTATGCGAGCCAGATCCACGTCTGCGTCGTCGAGGTGGAGGAGGAGACGGGCGCGACGCGGATCCTCGACTACGCCGCCGTCGACGAGTGCGGCACGGTGATCAACCCGCAGGTCGTCGAGGGCCAGGTGCACGGCGCGGCCGCGCACGGGATCGCGGCGGCGCTGCAGGAGACGCTCGAGTACGACGAGGACGGGCAGCTGCTGAACGGCACGTTCTGGGACTACCACGTCGTGTCGTGCCCGGACACGCCGATGTTCAAGACCGACAACCTGCCATGCCCGTCGCCGTTCACGCCGACCGGCTCGAAGGGAATGGGCGAGGGCGGCGGCGCGCCGCTGCACGCCGTCTGCAGCGCGCTGCAGGACGCGCTGCGCGGCACCGGCGCGGTCGTGACCGACTCGCACAACCCGACCGAGCGCGTCTGGCGGCTGCTGCACGAGCAGGTCCCGGCCGACGCGCGCGGGATCGCCGTGGTGGCGCGGTGA
- a CDS encoding (2Fe-2S)-binding protein gives MPDSAHPIEVTVNGERIESVVLGRQLLVHYLRETLGLKGTHIGCDSGNCGACTVICDGKAIKSCMQLATQADGREIETVESLSEPLGPPNALQASFTRHHALQCGYCTPGMLMSATALLRECPEPSEDEVRRGLKGNICRCTGYVNIVRAVQDA, from the coding sequence GTGCCCGACAGCGCGCATCCGATCGAGGTGACCGTCAACGGCGAGCGGATCGAGTCGGTCGTGCTCGGCCGCCAGCTGCTCGTCCACTACCTGCGCGAGACGCTCGGGCTGAAGGGGACGCACATCGGCTGCGACTCTGGCAACTGCGGCGCGTGCACGGTGATCTGCGACGGCAAGGCGATCAAGAGCTGCATGCAGCTCGCCACGCAGGCCGACGGCCGCGAGATCGAGACGGTCGAGTCGCTGTCGGAGCCGCTCGGGCCGCCGAACGCGCTGCAGGCGTCGTTCACCCGCCACCACGCGCTCCAGTGCGGCTATTGCACGCCGGGGATGCTGATGTCGGCGACCGCGCTGCTGAGAGAGTGCCCGGAGCCGAGCGAGGACGAGGTGCGCCGCGGGCTGAAGGGCAACATCTGCCGCTGCACCGGCTACGTCAACATCGTGCGGGCGGTGCAGGACGCATGA
- a CDS encoding FAD binding domain-containing protein, with translation MLLPELEYARPATVDEAVERLAAHRNARVLAGGQTLLNALKLRIVHPDVLVDVSRLEELRQVVREQDGTLRLGAALTYDELASDELMRRHHPVTAQMTSRIVDRQVRARGTLGGNVCLADPTSNFPPLLVALGARLVVRGAAGVREVAADDFFLAPYMTAVQPGELLTEVVLPPLAPGEGVGYESLQVGIDSWALARASALVRVQDGTIAAARVVLGCGAVPARQPAMERALVGGPAERDAIAQAAKLAGEDFDPPGDVHATAEYRTAMARVMALRAVVAATKEA, from the coding sequence ATGCTGCTGCCGGAGCTGGAGTACGCGCGGCCCGCCACCGTGGACGAGGCCGTCGAGCGGCTTGCCGCGCACCGCAACGCGCGCGTGCTGGCCGGCGGGCAGACGCTGCTCAACGCGCTCAAGCTGCGGATCGTCCACCCGGACGTGCTCGTCGACGTCTCCCGACTGGAGGAGCTGCGCCAGGTCGTCCGCGAGCAGGACGGCACGCTGCGGCTCGGCGCCGCGCTGACCTATGACGAGCTGGCGTCGGACGAGCTGATGCGCCGCCACCATCCCGTCACGGCACAGATGACGTCCCGCATCGTCGACCGGCAGGTGCGGGCCCGCGGCACGCTCGGTGGCAACGTCTGTCTCGCCGACCCGACGTCGAACTTCCCGCCGCTGCTCGTCGCGCTCGGCGCGCGGCTCGTCGTGCGCGGCGCCGCCGGCGTGCGCGAGGTCGCGGCGGACGACTTCTTCCTCGCCCCGTACATGACGGCCGTGCAGCCGGGCGAGCTGCTGACCGAGGTCGTGCTGCCGCCGCTGGCGCCCGGCGAGGGCGTCGGCTACGAGTCGCTCCAGGTCGGCATCGACTCGTGGGCGCTCGCCCGCGCGAGCGCGCTCGTGCGCGTACAGGATGGGACGATCGCAGCCGCGCGCGTCGTGCTCGGCTGCGGCGCCGTGCCGGCCCGCCAGCCGGCGATGGAGCGCGCGCTCGTCGGCGGTCCCGCCGAGCGCGACGCGATCGCGCAGGCGGCGAAGCTGGCCGGCGAGGACTTCGACCCGCCGGGCGACGTCCACGCGACCGCGGAGTACCGAACGGCGATGGCGCGCGTGATGGCCCTCAGAGCGGTCGTCGCCGCGACGAAGGAGGCTTGA
- a CDS encoding Zn-ribbon domain-containing OB-fold protein, translated as MSAPFTVPKCRVCGHLAYPPRILCPECGAADWTRTLADSGIVTEVTVRRPVFKRRQLPSGNWLDQEAVRLASVHVDVGERSVRVIARVPEGVETGDRVTLVAEASTAIALPGQVVEAQARVEGE; from the coding sequence ATGAGCGCCCCGTTCACCGTTCCCAAGTGCCGCGTCTGCGGCCACCTCGCGTACCCGCCGCGGATCCTTTGCCCCGAGTGCGGCGCGGCCGACTGGACGCGCACCCTCGCCGACAGCGGCATCGTGACCGAGGTCACCGTCCGCCGGCCCGTCTTCAAGCGCCGCCAGCTGCCGTCGGGCAACTGGCTCGACCAGGAGGCGGTCCGTCTCGCGTCCGTCCACGTCGACGTCGGCGAGCGCAGCGTGCGCGTGATCGCGCGCGTGCCGGAGGGCGTCGAGACCGGCGACCGCGTCACGCTCGTCGCCGAGGCGAGCACCGCGATCGCGCTGCCGGGCCAGGTCGTCGAGGCGCAGGCGCGAGTCGAGGGCGAGTAG
- a CDS encoding thiolase family protein — translation MVERERVTTAAAPVIVGAGSAVYERHPGVERRTETFIAESVVAALADAGIHKNEVDGLGIASFSLAPDHAIDLTWKLGMTVRWVMEDSNGGASAINMLQHAVRAIEAGDAETIVLAAGDRMEKREFHLMTDRYNRVARDYLAPLPLNGPNALFAFLTERYGRLHGLEREDFGCIPLAQRAWAARNPRAVYRRPMTLQEYMESVPIAPPLTRFDCVPIVSGGDAIVVTTPERAARLKGPHAGVRAIRALHNHDQQEGDGIHSGFAVFRDELWEAAGVRPEDLDSAHIYDDYPVMVLVQLADLGVIPDDDVKRYLHATILEEMWPVNTSGGQLSAGQAGASGGMHGLAEAVHQLRGTAGERQVPGAELALATGYGMVLYTHGACHNAAVLERRDG, via the coding sequence ATGGTGGAACGAGAGAGAGTCACGACCGCCGCGGCGCCCGTCATCGTCGGCGCCGGCTCGGCCGTCTACGAGCGGCACCCCGGCGTCGAGCGGCGCACGGAGACGTTCATCGCGGAGTCGGTCGTGGCGGCGCTCGCCGACGCCGGCATCCACAAGAACGAGGTCGACGGCCTCGGGATAGCGTCGTTCTCGCTGGCGCCCGACCACGCGATCGACCTGACCTGGAAGCTCGGCATGACCGTGCGCTGGGTGATGGAGGACTCCAACGGCGGCGCGAGCGCGATCAACATGCTCCAGCACGCCGTCCGCGCGATCGAGGCCGGCGACGCCGAGACGATCGTGCTGGCGGCCGGCGACCGGATGGAGAAGCGCGAGTTCCATCTGATGACGGACCGCTACAACCGCGTCGCACGCGACTACCTCGCGCCGCTGCCGCTCAACGGACCGAACGCGCTCTTCGCCTTCCTGACCGAGCGCTACGGGCGCCTGCACGGCCTCGAGCGCGAGGACTTCGGCTGCATCCCGCTCGCGCAGCGCGCGTGGGCGGCGAGAAACCCGCGCGCGGTCTACCGCAGACCGATGACGCTGCAGGAGTACATGGAGTCGGTCCCGATCGCGCCGCCGCTGACGCGCTTCGACTGCGTCCCGATCGTCTCCGGCGGTGACGCGATCGTCGTCACGACGCCCGAGCGCGCGGCGAGGCTGAAGGGGCCGCACGCCGGTGTCCGCGCGATCCGCGCGCTGCACAACCACGACCAGCAGGAGGGCGACGGCATCCACTCCGGTTTCGCCGTCTTCCGCGACGAGCTGTGGGAGGCCGCGGGCGTGCGCCCCGAGGACCTCGACAGCGCGCACATCTACGACGACTATCCCGTCATGGTGCTCGTCCAGCTCGCCGATCTCGGGGTGATCCCGGACGACGACGTCAAGCGCTACCTGCACGCGACGATCCTCGAGGAGATGTGGCCCGTGAACACCTCCGGCGGCCAGCTGTCGGCCGGCCAGGCCGGCGCGTCCGGTGGCATGCACGGCCTCGCCGAGGCGGTCCACCAGCTGCGCGGGACGGCCGGCGAGCGCCAGGTGCCCGGCGCCGAGCTGGCGCTCGCGACCGGCTACGGCATGGTCCTCTACACGCACGGCGCGTGCCACAACGCCGCCGTGCTGGAACGGCGGGACGGCTGA
- a CDS encoding ATP-binding protein: MLSRHMRSRVLAALAESRAVAALGARQVGKSTLVADLAASDHPAEVLTLDVRETREAAEQDPTGFVAALPDRVAIDEVQRVPDLLLAIKQRLDHNQERGQFLLTGSANILSIPKVRDALPGRVDYLRLWPLSQGELTGRRETFIDRLLAGEPPRMTGQRIGRASYAAAIVAGGYPEAHERSRRGRSSFFASYTDSLLGRDLADIATVRNVDNVKRLLRLIASRTAGLASFHGMARDLGVDTNTARSHTGVLEDLFLVRSLPAWHSNLGSRQIKSPKLHIVDSGLLAWLAGVDEQRLADDGPLAGACIESFVAMELLRQSEWAEAETTLHHYRDQQGREVDVVIETPAGDVVGVEVKAGASARPADFRGLAHMRDRLGSRFRAGVVLYAGERSLPFGERLTAQPLSALWDGQPDSAG; encoded by the coding sequence ATGCTCTCCCGCCACATGCGCTCCCGTGTGCTCGCCGCGCTCGCCGAGAGCCGCGCCGTCGCCGCCCTCGGCGCACGACAGGTCGGCAAGAGCACCCTCGTCGCGGACCTCGCCGCCTCCGACCATCCGGCGGAGGTTCTCACCCTCGACGTGCGCGAGACGCGCGAGGCGGCCGAGCAGGACCCGACCGGATTCGTCGCCGCGCTGCCGGATCGCGTCGCCATCGACGAGGTGCAGCGCGTGCCCGACCTGCTGCTGGCGATCAAGCAGCGACTCGACCACAACCAGGAGCGCGGCCAGTTCCTGCTGACCGGCTCGGCCAACATCCTCTCGATCCCCAAGGTGCGTGACGCGCTCCCCGGTCGTGTCGACTACCTGCGTCTGTGGCCCCTTTCCCAGGGCGAGCTGACCGGCCGCAGAGAGACGTTCATCGATCGGCTGCTCGCCGGTGAACCGCCGCGGATGACCGGCCAGCGGATCGGTCGAGCGAGCTACGCCGCGGCGATCGTCGCCGGCGGCTATCCGGAGGCGCACGAACGCAGCAGGCGCGGCCGCAGCTCGTTCTTCGCCAGCTACACCGACTCGTTGCTCGGGCGCGACCTCGCCGACATCGCGACCGTGCGAAACGTCGACAACGTGAAGCGCCTCCTGCGGCTCATCGCCAGCCGCACCGCAGGGCTCGCCAGCTTCCACGGAATGGCGAGAGACCTCGGGGTCGACACCAACACGGCCCGCTCTCACACCGGCGTGCTGGAGGACCTCTTCCTCGTCAGGAGCCTGCCTGCATGGCACTCCAACCTCGGCAGCCGGCAGATAAAGAGCCCCAAGCTCCACATCGTCGACAGCGGCCTGCTCGCCTGGCTCGCCGGTGTCGACGAACAGCGGCTCGCCGACGACGGGCCGCTCGCCGGAGCCTGCATCGAGAGCTTCGTCGCGATGGAGCTGCTGCGCCAGTCGGAATGGGCCGAGGCCGAGACCACGCTGCACCATTACCGGGACCAGCAGGGCCGCGAGGTCGACGTCGTGATCGAGACGCCGGCCGGTGACGTGGTCGGCGTCGAGGTCAAGGCCGGCGCGAGCGCGCGCCCCGCCGACTTCCGCGGGCTCGCACACATGCGCGACCGGCTCGGCTCGCGCTTCCGGGCCGGCGTCGTGCTGTACGCCGGCGAGCGCTCGCTGCCGTTCGGCGAGCGGCTCACGGCGCAGCCGCTCAGCGCGCTCTGGGACGGGCAACCCGACAGCGCCGGCTGA
- a CDS encoding primary-amine oxidase, with protein sequence MTCSTASESPSTPGVATHPLDPLRPQEIAAAVAIVRTARPLGDRVRFVSISPAEPPKGADAATAPRAAEVVLRDPATRRTLEARVDLRAGELTDWRELEGVQAQLTAEEFLFVEAAVRRAPQFVAALRRRGIEDPSTVDVDPVAAGYHGLPEEQGGRRLARLLAFARPSPGGNAYARPLQGVFGLVDVDSGELVAFEDRDPVPLPAEDGEYRADRVGPLRDDVREIRITQPDGPSFTVEGHEVRWQKWRLRVGFTPREGLVLHHVGYEDDGRLRPVLHRASYAEMVVPYADPDRFYMSPLDIGEFNVGTMTNALTLGCDCLGAIRYFDGAYVTPGGEPVTIPNAICLHEEDDGVLWKHTDFRTGHVEVRRGRRLVISSFVTVGNYEYGFFWYLHQDGRIASEVKATGIVATQALRDGERPEYGVPIAPNLGGINHQHVFCARLDIDVDGPGNSVVEVEAEAVPEGEENPHGNAWRTVHRTLSSELEACRRLAPERARGWLVTNPAVRNAVGEAVAYKLVPGDNTVPFAAPGSALLRRAGFVEHHLWVTRHAAAERYPAGEYPYQHSGGEGLPAWVQADRPLVDRDVVLWYTMNHHHVPRPEDWPVMPVARIGFELKPWGFFDRNPALDVPPSRPGGGGSCQAR encoded by the coding sequence ATGACCTGCTCGACCGCATCCGAATCCCCATCCACTCCCGGCGTCGCGACCCACCCGCTCGATCCGCTGCGGCCGCAGGAGATCGCCGCCGCGGTCGCGATCGTGCGCACCGCGCGCCCGCTCGGCGACCGCGTTCGCTTCGTCTCGATCTCGCCGGCCGAGCCGCCGAAGGGCGCCGACGCGGCGACCGCGCCGCGCGCCGCCGAGGTCGTCCTGCGCGATCCCGCGACGCGCCGCACGCTCGAGGCCCGCGTCGACCTCCGGGCAGGGGAGCTGACCGACTGGCGCGAGCTGGAGGGAGTGCAGGCGCAGCTGACGGCGGAGGAGTTCCTGTTCGTCGAGGCGGCGGTGCGCCGCGCGCCGCAGTTCGTCGCGGCGCTGCGACGGCGCGGGATCGAGGACCCGTCGACGGTCGACGTCGACCCCGTCGCCGCCGGGTACCACGGCCTGCCCGAGGAGCAGGGCGGCCGGCGGCTCGCGCGCCTGCTCGCGTTCGCGCGCCCGAGCCCCGGCGGCAACGCCTACGCCCGCCCGCTGCAGGGCGTCTTCGGCCTCGTCGACGTCGACAGCGGCGAGCTGGTCGCCTTCGAGGACCGCGACCCGGTGCCGCTGCCGGCGGAGGATGGCGAGTACCGCGCCGACCGCGTCGGCCCGCTGCGCGACGACGTGCGCGAGATTCGCATCACGCAGCCCGACGGCCCGAGCTTCACCGTCGAGGGGCACGAGGTGCGGTGGCAGAAGTGGCGGCTGCGCGTCGGCTTCACCCCGCGCGAGGGGCTCGTCCTGCACCACGTCGGCTACGAGGACGACGGCCGGCTGCGGCCGGTGCTGCACCGCGCCTCCTATGCCGAGATGGTCGTCCCGTACGCCGACCCCGATCGCTTCTACATGTCGCCGCTCGACATCGGCGAGTTCAACGTCGGCACGATGACGAACGCGCTGACGCTCGGCTGTGACTGCCTCGGCGCGATCCGCTACTTCGACGGCGCGTACGTCACGCCCGGCGGCGAGCCGGTCACGATCCCGAACGCGATCTGCCTGCACGAGGAGGACGACGGCGTGCTGTGGAAGCACACCGACTTCCGCACCGGCCACGTCGAGGTGCGGCGCGGCCGGCGGCTGGTGATCTCCAGCTTCGTCACCGTCGGCAACTACGAGTACGGCTTCTTCTGGTACCTGCACCAGGATGGCCGGATCGCCTCGGAGGTGAAGGCGACGGGGATCGTCGCAACGCAGGCGCTGCGCGACGGCGAGCGGCCGGAGTACGGCGTGCCGATCGCGCCGAACCTCGGCGGGATCAACCACCAGCACGTCTTCTGCGCGCGGCTCGACATCGACGTCGACGGGCCGGGCAACAGCGTCGTGGAGGTCGAGGCGGAGGCGGTCCCGGAGGGCGAGGAGAACCCGCACGGCAACGCCTGGCGGACCGTGCACCGCACGCTCTCCTCCGAGCTGGAGGCGTGCCGCCGGCTCGCTCCCGAGCGAGCGCGCGGCTGGCTCGTGACGAACCCGGCGGTCCGCAACGCGGTCGGCGAGGCGGTCGCGTACAAGCTGGTGCCGGGCGACAACACGGTCCCGTTCGCCGCGCCCGGCTCGGCGCTGCTGCGGCGCGCCGGCTTCGTCGAGCACCACCTGTGGGTGACGCGCCACGCCGCCGCGGAGCGCTACCCGGCGGGCGAGTACCCCTACCAGCACTCGGGCGGGGAGGGGCTGCCCGCGTGGGTCCAGGCCGACCGCCCGCTCGTCGACCGGGACGTCGTGCTCTGGTACACGATGAACCACCACCACGTGCCGCGACCCGAGGACTGGCCGGTGATGCCGGTCGCTCGGATCGGCTTCGAGCTGAAGCCGTGGGGTTTCTTCGACCGCAACCCCGCGCTCGACGTCCCGCCCTCCAGACCGGGCGGCGGCGGAAGCTGTCAGGCCAGGTGA
- a CDS encoding amidohydrolase, with product MASIPPDPLAARLDAVASTVAPDVVAWRRHLHANPELSYEEHETARFIRERLGAIGGLEVTRPTPTSVMAVLRGGRPGPTLAIRSDHDALPIEEQTGLPFASRTPGVMHACGHDGHTAIALGAATVLASVSDELPGEIRFLFEHGEEALPGGASQLVAAGTMDGVDRVIGLHLWAWTPVGTIAIRPGRCMAACDVFRIVVHGRGGHISAPQEAVDPVAIGAQIVANLQHVVAREVDPQEVAIVGVTGFRAGGSVGVIPHTAELEGGTNVFSPAVQDLLERRIGEIAHGICAAHGAMCTYEYTRGYGAVVNDEATTAIVARTARMLLGDEAVAAGDVVLAGEDFSALQARAPGTFLFLGARNEARGIVHDHHHPRFDVDEDAFPIGVRLFAHAAVALLRDGAA from the coding sequence ATGGCCAGCATCCCGCCCGATCCGCTCGCCGCCCGGCTCGACGCCGTGGCGTCCACCGTCGCGCCCGACGTCGTCGCCTGGCGCCGCCACCTCCACGCCAACCCCGAGCTGTCCTACGAGGAGCACGAGACCGCGCGGTTCATCCGCGAGCGGCTCGGCGCGATCGGCGGGCTGGAGGTCACGCGGCCGACGCCGACGAGCGTGATGGCGGTGCTGCGCGGCGGCAGACCCGGGCCGACGCTGGCGATCCGCTCCGACCACGACGCGCTGCCGATCGAGGAGCAGACCGGCCTTCCGTTCGCCTCGCGCACCCCCGGGGTCATGCACGCCTGCGGCCACGACGGCCACACCGCGATCGCGCTCGGCGCGGCGACCGTGCTCGCGAGCGTCAGCGACGAGCTGCCGGGCGAGATCCGCTTTCTGTTCGAGCACGGCGAGGAGGCGCTGCCGGGCGGCGCCTCGCAGCTCGTCGCGGCCGGCACGATGGACGGCGTCGACCGCGTGATCGGCCTGCACCTGTGGGCGTGGACGCCAGTCGGCACGATCGCGATCCGGCCGGGACGTTGCATGGCCGCGTGCGACGTCTTCCGCATCGTCGTGCACGGGCGGGGCGGGCACATCTCGGCGCCGCAGGAGGCCGTCGACCCGGTCGCGATCGGCGCGCAGATCGTCGCCAACCTCCAGCACGTCGTCGCACGCGAGGTCGACCCGCAGGAGGTCGCGATCGTCGGCGTGACCGGCTTCCGTGCCGGCGGCTCGGTCGGCGTGATCCCGCACACGGCCGAGCTGGAGGGCGGAACGAACGTCTTCTCGCCCGCCGTGCAGGACCTGCTCGAACGTCGCATCGGCGAGATCGCGCACGGCATCTGCGCCGCCCACGGCGCGATGTGCACGTACGAGTACACGCGCGGGTACGGCGCGGTCGTCAACGACGAGGCGACGACGGCGATCGTCGCGCGGACGGCGCGCATGCTGCTCGGCGACGAGGCCGTCGCCGCGGGCGACGTCGTGCTGGCCGGCGAGGACTTCTCCGCATTGCAGGCGCGCGCACCCGGCACGTTCCTGTTCCTCGGCGCGCGCAACGAGGCGCGCGGGATCGTGCACGACCACCACCACCCGCGCTTCGACGTCGACGAGGACGCCTTCCCGATCGGCGTGCGCCTGTTCGCGCACGCTGCCGTCGCGCTGCTGCGGGACGGAGCGGCGTGA
- a CDS encoding TetR/AcrR family transcriptional regulator — protein sequence MADDADDADRTPRPPYAEGRDALLDAAARVVARDGFRGLTYRSVAQEAGTTHGLVSYHFGSRDRLIHETAMKARAEAIEGSALEPASDRVEEFADHLAQLAADAPEAQAFQFELALEARRRAELEPEVRALYAEYFAATARALDAVGLADPSPALVRLVFAALDGLMLQQLVFGRPADTEAAVAELQALLRTLAAR from the coding sequence ATGGCAGACGACGCCGACGACGCGGACCGCACGCCGCGACCGCCGTACGCCGAGGGACGCGACGCGCTGCTCGACGCCGCCGCGCGCGTCGTCGCGCGCGACGGCTTCCGCGGACTGACGTACCGGTCCGTCGCACAGGAGGCGGGCACGACGCACGGCCTCGTCTCCTACCACTTCGGCTCGCGCGACCGGCTGATCCACGAGACCGCGATGAAGGCGCGCGCCGAGGCGATCGAGGGCTCGGCGCTGGAGCCGGCGAGCGACCGCGTCGAGGAGTTCGCCGACCACCTCGCACAGCTCGCCGCCGACGCTCCGGAGGCGCAGGCCTTCCAGTTCGAGCTGGCGCTGGAGGCGCGCCGCCGCGCGGAGCTGGAGCCGGAGGTGCGCGCGCTCTACGCGGAGTACTTCGCCGCCACCGCGCGGGCGCTCGATGCGGTCGGGCTCGCCGACCCCTCCCCCGCGCTCGTGCGGCTCGTCTTCGCCGCGCTCGACGGGCTGATGCTCCAGCAGCTGGTGTTCGGCAGACCGGCCGACACGGAGGCGGCCGTCGCCGAGCTGCAGGCGCTGCTGCGCACGCTCGCCGCGCGCTGA